A window of the Euzebya pacifica genome harbors these coding sequences:
- a CDS encoding trans-sulfuration enzyme family protein, translating to MSHSSSHTRATVAVAAGRPDRVPGNPLSQPPEFASVRHAPTPSEYGRYTNTSFDAVEAAIGALEGGTAVVFASGMAAISALVEVAVRGRPGLVQPLDGYHGTRALLDATTGLLTDSVDVANTEAFLDALPIGGVAWVESPTNPLITVADLGALADGVAAKDGMLVVDSTAASPVVQRPLELGADVVVHSVTKFLAGHSDLLMGAVVTRNEQLVEALRAHRGLHGAIPGPMDCFLALRGIRTLDVRVQRGQANALELARRLDAHPLVQRVHYPGLPTDPGHEVATRQMDGYGALLSFVLPTAEAADTVCAAAELIVYATSLGGVESSMERRNRQPGEEATHPGLIRLSVGIEDVEDLWADLSAGLDAAADAAG from the coding sequence ATGAGCCACTCCTCCTCCCACACCCGCGCGACCGTCGCCGTCGCCGCCGGCCGGCCCGACCGCGTGCCCGGCAACCCGCTGTCGCAGCCGCCGGAGTTCGCCTCCGTCCGGCACGCGCCGACCCCGTCGGAGTACGGCCGCTACACCAACACCTCCTTCGATGCGGTCGAAGCCGCCATCGGGGCGCTGGAGGGCGGCACCGCGGTCGTGTTCGCCTCCGGGATGGCCGCGATCTCGGCGCTCGTCGAGGTCGCCGTCAGGGGGCGACCGGGCCTGGTCCAGCCGCTGGACGGCTACCACGGGACCCGTGCGCTGCTGGACGCCACGACCGGGCTGCTGACCGACTCGGTGGATGTCGCCAACACCGAGGCGTTCCTCGACGCGCTGCCCATCGGCGGCGTCGCGTGGGTCGAGAGCCCCACGAACCCGCTGATCACCGTCGCCGACCTGGGGGCGTTGGCCGACGGCGTCGCCGCGAAGGACGGGATGCTGGTGGTGGACTCCACCGCTGCCTCGCCGGTGGTCCAGCGCCCGCTGGAGCTGGGCGCCGACGTGGTGGTGCACTCGGTCACCAAGTTCCTCGCCGGCCACTCCGACCTGCTGATGGGGGCGGTCGTCACCCGCAACGAACAGCTGGTCGAGGCGCTTCGGGCCCACCGCGGCCTGCACGGCGCCATCCCCGGGCCGATGGACTGCTTCCTCGCCCTGCGTGGCATCCGCACCCTCGACGTGCGCGTGCAGCGAGGGCAGGCCAACGCGCTGGAGCTCGCGCGTCGACTGGACGCCCACCCGCTGGTGCAGCGTGTCCACTATCCCGGCCTGCCGACGGACCCCGGTCACGAGGTCGCGACCCGACAGATGGACGGCTACGGCGCGCTGCTGTCGTTCGTCCTGCCGACCGCCGAGGCCGCCGACACCGTCTGCGCCGCCGCCGAGCTGATCGTGTACGCCACGAGCCTCGGCGGGGTCGAGTCGTCGATGGAACGTCGCAACCGCCAGCCGGGCGAGGAGGCGACCCACCCGGGCCTGATCCGCCTGAGCGTCGGCATCGAGGACGTCGAGGACCTGTGGGCGGACCTGTCCGCCGGACTCGACGCGGCGGCGGACGCCGCCGGATGA
- a CDS encoding nuclear transport factor 2 family protein — protein sequence MTVEELRAAIEAAFAGDPDDAAELFADDAVLVDTVGEPPVEGQDAVLAHFLAYGGRREVAAVHDVWLAGDRGALSYTVWFRADSHAYGQHGRVLLTLDAPVEEDGRISRWDGVWVERDADLSPWGDD from the coding sequence ATGACCGTCGAGGAGCTGCGGGCGGCGATCGAAGCGGCCTTCGCCGGTGACCCCGACGACGCCGCGGAGCTGTTCGCCGACGACGCGGTGCTGGTCGACACCGTCGGCGAGCCGCCGGTCGAGGGACAGGACGCGGTCCTCGCGCACTTCCTGGCCTACGGCGGTCGACGCGAGGTCGCGGCCGTGCACGACGTCTGGCTGGCCGGTGACCGCGGCGCGCTGTCCTACACGGTGTGGTTCCGCGCGGACTCCCACGCCTACGGCCAGCACGGCCGGGTGCTGCTGACCCTCGATGCCCCCGTCGAGGAGGACGGGCGGATCAGCCGCTGGGACGGGGTCTGGGTCGAACGCGACGCCGACCTCTCGCCCTGGGGCGACGACTGA
- a CDS encoding AMP-binding protein → MERATNGLSGRAATALGGGVKYGRIAWTIARSGIVPLRLHRGAPILPALLRYGTTIAGLYAGAAAAVGDRPAIVDDHGMVTFAELDHRAGALAAAMSRELDVTAGSTVGLLARNHAGFVEALLACGRIGAHVILLNTGMSPAQAAVVAEQQGIEVLVVDVDLLDKLEEVDADVPRVLCGTGPDDHDGWTTQTLVAAGVGRPEPPKPAEHGRTVVMTSGTTGAPKGAQRPSSGGPDALAAILSRIPVRADEASLVLPPLFHTWGLANLQIAAAMRSTVVLRRRFEPAQALADLSAHRCTVMAAVPVMLQRILELAPDERPQRDFAHLRIVASSGSALPGPLATKWMEAFGPTLYNLYGSTEVSWATIATPEDLRAAPGTAGKPPLGTALRVLDDDGRDVPAGEIGRIFVGNDLLFEGYTGDVAGKESIDGLMATGDVGSLDAEGRLYVSGRDDDMIVSGGENVFPKEVEDLLAHRDDVKEAAVIGVDDEEFGQRLAAFVVPTDRDNPPDPDELRAHVKANLANFSVPRDVTFLDELPRNPTGKVVARDLPGQGS, encoded by the coding sequence ATGGAGCGAGCAACGAACGGGTTGAGCGGGCGGGCGGCGACGGCCCTCGGCGGCGGGGTCAAGTACGGGCGGATCGCCTGGACGATCGCCAGGTCGGGCATCGTCCCGCTCCGCCTGCATCGCGGCGCACCGATCCTCCCGGCCCTGCTGCGGTACGGCACGACGATCGCGGGCCTCTACGCCGGGGCAGCCGCTGCCGTCGGTGACCGACCGGCGATCGTCGACGACCACGGCATGGTGACGTTCGCCGAGCTCGACCACCGTGCGGGGGCGCTCGCGGCCGCGATGTCGCGGGAGCTCGACGTGACGGCCGGGTCCACGGTCGGGCTGCTGGCCCGCAACCACGCTGGCTTCGTCGAGGCGCTGCTGGCCTGCGGGCGGATCGGTGCCCACGTCATCCTGCTCAACACCGGGATGAGTCCGGCCCAGGCGGCCGTCGTCGCCGAGCAGCAGGGCATCGAGGTCCTCGTCGTCGACGTCGACCTGCTCGACAAGCTCGAGGAGGTCGACGCCGACGTTCCGCGCGTGCTGTGCGGAACGGGCCCCGACGACCACGACGGCTGGACCACCCAGACGCTGGTCGCGGCAGGGGTGGGCCGGCCCGAGCCACCCAAGCCTGCCGAACACGGTCGCACCGTGGTCATGACCTCGGGCACGACCGGTGCGCCCAAGGGCGCGCAGCGTCCCTCGTCCGGCGGTCCCGACGCGCTGGCCGCGATCCTCTCCCGCATCCCCGTCCGCGCCGACGAGGCCAGCCTCGTCCTGCCGCCGCTGTTCCACACGTGGGGGCTGGCGAACCTGCAGATCGCCGCCGCGATGCGGTCAACGGTCGTGCTGCGCCGCCGGTTCGAGCCCGCCCAGGCGTTGGCGGACCTGTCGGCCCACCGCTGCACCGTCATGGCCGCAGTCCCCGTCATGCTGCAGCGCATCCTCGAGCTTGCGCCCGACGAACGACCCCAACGCGACTTCGCGCACCTGCGGATCGTCGCGTCCAGCGGCTCGGCCCTGCCCGGTCCGCTGGCCACGAAGTGGATGGAGGCCTTCGGTCCCACCCTGTACAACCTCTACGGCTCGACCGAGGTCAGCTGGGCCACGATCGCCACACCGGAGGACCTGCGTGCCGCACCGGGGACGGCCGGCAAGCCACCGCTCGGCACCGCGCTGCGGGTCCTCGACGACGACGGGCGCGACGTGCCCGCCGGGGAGATCGGGCGCATCTTCGTCGGCAACGACCTGCTGTTCGAGGGGTACACCGGTGACGTTGCCGGCAAGGAGTCCATCGACGGGCTCATGGCCACCGGTGACGTCGGCTCGCTGGACGCCGAGGGCCGGCTGTACGTCTCCGGCCGCGACGACGACATGATCGTCTCCGGTGGCGAGAACGTCTTCCCCAAGGAGGTCGAGGACCTCCTGGCCCACCGTGACGACGTCAAGGAAGCCGCGGTCATCGGTGTCGACGACGAGGAGTTCGGCCAGCGCCTGGCGGCCTTCGTCGTGCCCACCGACCGAGACAACCCACCGGATCCCGACGAGCTCCGCGCCCATGTCAAGGCCAACCTCGCCAACTTCAGCGTCCCCCGCGACGTCACGTTCCTCGACGAGCTGCCACGCAACCCCACGGGCAAGGTCGTCGCCCGTGACCTGCCCGGGCAGGGCTCGTGA